The following proteins come from a genomic window of Paenibacillus swuensis:
- a CDS encoding carboxymuconolactone decarboxylase family protein has translation MSDQMESKVRAYKDELTHMSAQMPQVVETYHQFTGECFQEGALDAKTKQLIALGMGLFANNEVCTFYHVREALQKGATPEEVMETVAVAGAVGGGHAISQGVTRVQKALEGIVH, from the coding sequence ATGTCCGATCAGATGGAATCGAAAGTGCGCGCATACAAGGATGAGCTGACCCATATGTCGGCCCAGATGCCGCAGGTAGTGGAAACTTATCATCAATTTACCGGTGAATGTTTTCAGGAGGGAGCCCTGGACGCGAAGACGAAGCAGTTGATCGCACTCGGCATGGGGCTGTTCGCAAACAACGAGGTATGCACCTTCTATCATGTACGGGAAGCTCTGCAGAAAGGCGCAACCCCGGAAGAAGTCATGGAGACCGTAGCCGTCGCCGGCGCGGTCGGGGGCGGACACGCTATTTCGCAAGGGGTTACCCGTGTGCAGAAAGCGTTGGAAGGCATCGTACATTAA
- a CDS encoding YqzE family protein — protein MAKGEDLIKYITQQVVTYIDTPKEIRHQARNTARKEPWESKWFGMIPISLKLWFTKWRK, from the coding sequence ATGGCTAAAGGGGAAGATCTAATTAAATATATTACGCAACAAGTCGTGACCTATATCGATACACCTAAAGAAATTCGACATCAAGCCCGCAACACGGCAAGGAAAGAACCTTGGGAATCCAAGTGGTTCGGGATGATTCCTATATCATTGAAGCTATGGTTTACCAAATGGAGAAAATAA
- a CDS encoding xanthine phosphoribosyltransferase translates to MELLKQRILSEGSVVNDQVLKVDALLNHQVDPELIMEMGREFARRFREERITRVITVESSGISVAFATALELGVPMVFARRKKSVTTDSDAYCERVPSFTKGIVTDIMVSKKFLNADDRVLFVDDIIANGDAAQGLVRIIRTAGAHLAGMGVVLEKTFQAGGAAIREQGIRLETLVKISSLSDQTIRFED, encoded by the coding sequence ATGGAATTGTTGAAGCAAAGAATTCTGTCCGAGGGCAGTGTTGTAAATGATCAGGTTCTGAAGGTAGACGCGCTGTTAAACCATCAAGTCGATCCGGAGCTGATTATGGAAATGGGCAGGGAGTTTGCCCGAAGATTCCGGGAAGAGAGAATTACAAGAGTTATCACGGTAGAATCTTCTGGCATCTCCGTTGCTTTTGCCACCGCGCTGGAGCTGGGTGTTCCCATGGTATTCGCGCGGCGGAAAAAGTCCGTCACCACCGACAGCGATGCCTACTGCGAACGGGTTCCTTCCTTTACGAAAGGAATTGTAACCGACATTATGGTTTCCAAGAAGTTTCTAAACGCGGATGATCGGGTATTGTTTGTAGATGATATTATTGCCAACGGAGACGCCGCTCAAGGTCTTGTCCGCATCATTCGTACGGCAGGCGCTCACCTTGCAGGCATGGGCGTGGTTCTGGAGAAGACGTTCCAGGCCGGCGGGGCAGCCATCAGGGAACAGGGCATTCGTCTGGAAACCCTGGTGAAAATTTCTTCATTATCCGACCAAACCATCCGGTTTGAAGATTAG
- a CDS encoding N-acetylmuramoyl-L-alanine amidase family protein: MTKTSHPKAVFKKVLQALTLWITLTAVTAIWINKESSAQAAPPHVVTTEVIIDAGHGGVDGGTSYGNLLEKDINLQLAQKLYEQLHKRRLPAVLNRTGDYALSDHNQWLRTRSRHRKDLAQRKELSHVISSRILVSLHVNWGGRGATGPIVLYQRNMESFLLAQQLQTKLNRVYGTLYRPKAARQYYLLNQSAVPAVIVETGFMSHPRDRELLTSRKGQSRIVKALENGVLSYLYLHGNGEVNHGEKHKNPLPK; the protein is encoded by the coding sequence ATGACGAAGACATCACATCCTAAGGCTGTGTTCAAAAAGGTACTGCAAGCTTTAACCTTGTGGATCACCCTCACGGCAGTTACTGCCATCTGGATAAACAAGGAGTCTTCTGCGCAAGCGGCCCCCCCTCATGTTGTTACAACGGAGGTCATCATTGATGCGGGCCACGGGGGTGTTGATGGGGGAACCAGCTACGGGAACTTGCTCGAGAAGGATATCAATCTTCAATTGGCGCAGAAGCTTTATGAGCAGTTGCATAAGCGACGGCTGCCCGCGGTTCTGAACCGGACAGGCGACTATGCGTTAAGCGATCACAACCAGTGGCTTCGAACCCGGTCCCGTCACCGAAAAGATTTGGCGCAACGTAAAGAGCTGAGTCATGTGATATCCAGCCGCATCCTTGTGTCGCTGCATGTCAATTGGGGCGGCCGCGGCGCGACGGGTCCCATTGTCCTGTATCAGCGGAATATGGAAAGCTTCTTGTTAGCCCAGCAGCTTCAAACCAAGTTAAATCGCGTCTATGGTACCCTTTACAGGCCCAAAGCGGCCAGACAATATTATCTGCTTAACCAAAGCGCGGTTCCCGCTGTCATTGTGGAGACCGGATTTATGAGTCATCCGCGGGACCGTGAACTTCTGACAAGCCGCAAAGGTCAGTCCCGGATTGTGAAAGCGTTAGAAAACGGAGTTCTTTCCTATTTGTATTTGCACGGAAACGGGGAAGTGAACCACGGAGAAAAACATAAAAACCCTCTACCAAAGTAG
- a CDS encoding metallophosphoesterase family protein, with protein sequence MRAFKFLHAADLHLDSPFRGMTAPPAMIAAAIRESTYRAFQSMIELALREQVDFVVISGDIYDLADRSLRAQLRFQKGMEKLAEAGIPSYIIHGNHDPENGRRAALKWPDLVHFFGSSGVERKTAHSSDGTPLAEVYGISYAAAAVKENLVTRFNVEPSGLYKIGLLHTNVDGDASHDNYAPCSKAELLNAGLDYWALGHIHIRQVLHMKPWIIYPGNPQGRSVKETGPKGCMIVTVDERGTEPVFHRLDHVVWQHIPIGIENIDSIQALKQAMEEAMEQLRDGQDGRASVVRFILTGRGALHRELSQTSVISELAERFREVEGEAAQQKEYPFVWIESVKQQTGNKMDLDKLLTQESFPGELVRQQGQLENDLPELETFHEEALSLLLHHAKFSSLSSLKDPDRIKERLSQARELVLDWMEVDA encoded by the coding sequence ATGAGAGCGTTTAAGTTTCTGCATGCGGCCGATTTGCACTTGGATAGTCCGTTTCGGGGGATGACCGCTCCCCCTGCGATGATCGCGGCAGCGATCCGGGAATCAACGTATCGCGCCTTTCAGTCTATGATCGAGCTCGCGCTCAGGGAACAGGTTGATTTCGTTGTGATCAGCGGAGATATTTACGACTTGGCTGACCGTTCCTTGAGGGCTCAGCTGAGATTCCAGAAAGGGATGGAGAAGCTGGCTGAAGCCGGAATTCCTTCCTATATCATTCATGGCAATCATGATCCGGAGAATGGACGCAGAGCCGCGCTGAAATGGCCGGATCTCGTTCATTTTTTTGGTTCAAGCGGGGTGGAAAGGAAGACGGCTCACTCCTCTGACGGCACTCCGCTGGCTGAGGTGTACGGAATATCCTACGCTGCGGCGGCGGTCAAGGAGAACTTGGTAACGCGTTTCAATGTTGAACCTTCCGGGCTGTATAAAATCGGATTGCTTCATACCAATGTGGACGGCGATGCCTCTCATGATAACTACGCTCCTTGCTCCAAAGCGGAGTTACTTAACGCCGGTCTGGATTACTGGGCGCTCGGACATATCCATATCAGGCAAGTATTACATATGAAACCCTGGATCATCTATCCCGGAAATCCGCAAGGACGAAGTGTTAAGGAGACGGGACCGAAAGGCTGCATGATTGTAACCGTGGATGAACGGGGAACCGAGCCTGTGTTTCACAGGCTCGATCATGTCGTTTGGCAGCATATACCGATCGGGATCGAGAATATAGACAGTATTCAAGCCTTGAAACAAGCCATGGAAGAAGCGATGGAACAGCTGCGCGACGGTCAGGATGGCAGGGCTTCTGTGGTTCGGTTTATTTTGACAGGCAGAGGAGCTTTACATCGGGAATTGTCCCAAACCAGTGTGATTTCGGAATTGGCAGAAAGATTTCGGGAGGTGGAAGGGGAAGCCGCTCAGCAGAAGGAGTATCCGTTTGTCTGGATTGAATCTGTGAAGCAACAGACGGGAAACAAGATGGATCTCGATAAGCTGCTCACGCAGGAAAGCTTTCCGGGAGAGCTTGTACGGCAGCAGGGTCAGTTGGAGAATGACCTGCCTGAATTAGAGACATTTCACGAAGAAGCATTATCTCTCTTACTGCATCATGCCAAGTTTTCTTCATTGTCTTCCCTGAAAGATCCGGATCGCATCAAGGAGAGATTGTCGCAGGCCCGTGAACTTGTTCTGGATTGGATGGAGGTGGACGCTTAG
- a CDS encoding YkvI family membrane protein, translated as MVKGIGRTLQIAFTYIGTVVGAGFATGREILQFFTQYGGWAVAAIGLAALLFIWLGTKMLLMAQAIRATSYEDFNKHLFGDRIGRWISTVSLLLLFGVSSVMLAGAGSVFREHLGLHYQIGLAVTLVLAYFVLSNGMRGILAVNSIVVPVMLVFTCIVVVHTWHSPTQGNWLHLAGDAAPWRAGLSPLLYAAFNLSMAQAVLVPVGASVDGRKPLIWGGILGGIGIGLMLLAGHYALSAQMPGITQYDIPMGHLIAGLGVTVQLIYIIMIYAEIFTTFLADVYGLMLQITQRSGLPSRWVLLCLLSLCYLVSQAGFSHLVDTLYPLFGVISLAWFSAMVWRKSAGGKLV; from the coding sequence ATGGTAAAAGGAATCGGCAGAACGTTGCAAATCGCCTTTACTTACATCGGCACGGTTGTTGGCGCGGGATTTGCCACAGGCCGGGAAATACTGCAGTTCTTCACGCAATATGGCGGTTGGGCAGTGGCTGCGATCGGCTTGGCGGCATTGCTGTTCATCTGGCTGGGCACCAAAATGCTGCTGATGGCGCAGGCTATTCGCGCAACATCCTATGAGGACTTCAATAAACACCTGTTCGGGGATCGAATCGGGCGTTGGATCAGCACCGTATCCCTTCTTTTATTGTTTGGCGTATCCTCCGTCATGCTGGCAGGCGCGGGATCGGTGTTTCGTGAACACCTCGGGCTTCATTATCAAATCGGACTTGCCGTAACCTTGGTGCTGGCATACTTCGTGTTATCCAACGGCATGCGGGGTATTCTTGCCGTGAACTCCATCGTTGTGCCGGTCATGCTGGTGTTCACTTGTATTGTCGTCGTGCACACATGGCATTCCCCTACACAAGGCAATTGGCTTCACCTGGCGGGGGACGCGGCGCCTTGGCGGGCAGGCTTATCTCCGCTGCTGTACGCGGCTTTTAATCTGTCCATGGCTCAAGCCGTGCTTGTTCCCGTCGGAGCTTCTGTAGATGGCCGTAAACCCCTGATCTGGGGAGGCATTCTTGGCGGAATCGGCATCGGCCTTATGCTGCTTGCCGGCCATTACGCCCTCTCCGCGCAGATGCCCGGCATTACACAGTATGATATTCCGATGGGGCATCTCATTGCGGGACTGGGCGTTACGGTTCAACTGATTTACATTATTATGATTTATGCCGAAATCTTCACGACCTTCCTTGCCGATGTCTATGGACTGATGCTGCAGATCACCCAACGCTCCGGCTTACCTTCCCGCTGGGTGCTGCTCTGTTTATTGTCGTTGTGCTATCTGGTCAGTCAGGCGGGCTTCAGTCACTTAGTCGACACGCTGTATCCGTTGTTCGGCGTGATTTCGCTGGCTTGGTTTTCCGCCATGGTTTGGCGAAAGAGCGCCGGCGGAAAGCTGGTTTGA
- a CDS encoding AAA family ATPase: MRIEGIRIQEFGELKEVSNDFTAEVHVVYGHNEAGKSTLLQFIRMMLFGFTNRAFEGMPSGGSGTAGGKVILRSVDHGRYIIERQVRYGAGKAPSESVTVLLPDGTTGGKEQLTDLLGTVTPSLFRDLFAISLTELQEVRTLHSEEMNGFLYTAGMGMSSSAVRSAERRIQQEQELLFKPRGKNQEMNQVMKQLESAELELRQTKEDVHKFNELQEQLNVLDDAIEDNEALLKEISLESAWVDTSLKVREHWIRKLAAEEELRHLPKDEVFPAQALQRYEGWAARFERQSEDLEEIRLKMAHAEKALHELRPDPELLSRGDQLERLLEGAGAEQEAAVSAIRLQGELEEAGAGISLLLGRMDQNWTEEHLESFPLTISHKEFIQGEEERWEAFRRLQQRHISEEERLQDEEIKLEEQLATISRRRFTLTAVADALPMKFRTETYAEGAALWSQIRNHMDQLKMLALEMKHVQDKIQVELIRNEAVKDGHADGVHVRSPAWLFTGAWVVLALAVYSYIYERWQQGSVFAVIGLVLIILGYWFRGKVQLKSVSGNRRGDAVRSNASNPRRVRGAEPHPEWMELQQTQSDLLQDLKLRDNQLFADPMLQAAVTTYTDEQIADIVMSLERVRQLEQEQLQLEDSVRELSAERVALRKRREALQGELAHAAASDAAAREAWAAHLRALSVAPELSPAAVRELFGLAEAAKAKLATRDKLAAQLAKAAAVRAAFADAAAPLLGAPSAEPLAALKLLHGKLREHRSLAEERRMREAQLAELRDAREALHAQAERTRSQIASLWSEAGADGEEPFRLRVRQFERRAELQAELRQVDMLLSTWVPREQQAKLLAYLGSHDLLALQNAREQSAAELSRLQRELRARVDERGAVRGELARLRNEEAHAERLQRVQELTAQLDTLAERYAVLAYAAQLMSQTKRVFERERQPQVLRLASEYLSIITGGRYVRMMAPIGERLIVVERANGEPLESSRLSRGTAEQVYLAMRFAMAEHMKDSFHMPFILDDIFVNFDDERLLHTLDALKRLQSHRQIIMMTCHTHVRDAVVNSLSKSSISELRRQETDLRLTI; the protein is encoded by the coding sequence GTGAGGATTGAAGGCATCCGAATCCAAGAATTCGGCGAGCTTAAAGAAGTGTCCAATGACTTTACCGCTGAAGTTCATGTGGTTTACGGACATAACGAGGCGGGAAAAAGCACGCTTCTGCAATTTATCAGAATGATGCTGTTCGGATTTACAAACAGAGCCTTTGAGGGAATGCCATCCGGGGGAAGCGGAACCGCAGGCGGGAAGGTTATTCTGCGGTCCGTTGACCACGGACGTTACATCATAGAAAGGCAGGTACGCTACGGTGCGGGAAAGGCGCCAAGCGAGTCGGTAACCGTGTTGCTTCCAGACGGCACAACCGGAGGAAAGGAACAACTGACTGATCTATTGGGAACTGTGACGCCAAGTTTATTTCGTGACCTCTTCGCGATCAGTCTGACCGAGCTGCAGGAAGTTCGCACCCTTCATTCCGAAGAGATGAACGGCTTTTTGTACACCGCCGGGATGGGGATGTCGAGCAGCGCCGTGCGTTCCGCAGAACGGAGAATTCAACAGGAACAAGAGCTTCTTTTTAAACCCAGAGGTAAGAATCAGGAAATGAATCAAGTTATGAAACAACTTGAATCTGCTGAATTGGAACTAAGACAAACGAAGGAAGACGTTCACAAATTTAACGAATTACAAGAACAATTAAATGTGCTGGATGATGCCATTGAAGATAACGAAGCTCTACTAAAGGAAATTTCCCTGGAATCAGCTTGGGTGGATACCAGCCTAAAGGTGCGTGAGCATTGGATTCGTAAATTGGCCGCGGAAGAAGAATTACGGCATTTACCGAAGGACGAGGTTTTTCCGGCGCAGGCTCTGCAGCGCTATGAAGGATGGGCTGCCCGGTTCGAAAGACAATCAGAAGACCTGGAAGAGATTCGCCTGAAGATGGCTCATGCCGAGAAAGCATTGCATGAACTGAGACCGGATCCGGAGCTGTTATCACGCGGAGATCAGCTGGAACGATTGCTTGAAGGTGCCGGAGCAGAACAGGAAGCGGCTGTAAGCGCGATCAGACTTCAAGGAGAGTTGGAGGAAGCCGGGGCCGGGATTTCATTGCTTCTGGGCAGGATGGATCAGAACTGGACCGAGGAGCACCTCGAATCTTTTCCGTTAACGATCTCACATAAAGAATTCATTCAAGGGGAAGAAGAGCGTTGGGAAGCATTCAGGCGTTTACAACAGCGTCACATCTCGGAAGAGGAACGGCTGCAGGATGAGGAAATTAAACTGGAGGAACAGCTGGCAACGATTTCTCGCAGAAGATTCACGTTAACCGCCGTTGCGGATGCGTTACCCATGAAGTTCAGAACCGAAACTTATGCCGAGGGCGCCGCTTTATGGAGTCAAATTCGAAACCATATGGATCAGTTGAAGATGTTAGCGCTTGAAATGAAACATGTTCAGGACAAAATTCAGGTTGAGTTGATAAGAAATGAAGCAGTAAAGGACGGTCATGCCGACGGCGTGCATGTTCGGAGTCCGGCGTGGTTGTTCACCGGAGCTTGGGTTGTGCTGGCGTTGGCGGTATATTCTTATATTTATGAGAGATGGCAGCAAGGGTCCGTCTTTGCAGTTATAGGCTTAGTCCTAATCATCTTGGGGTATTGGTTCCGCGGCAAAGTACAACTAAAATCTGTTTCCGGAAACCGGAGAGGAGACGCGGTTCGGTCAAACGCCAGCAACCCAAGACGTGTTCGCGGAGCTGAGCCGCATCCGGAGTGGATGGAATTACAGCAAACCCAATCAGACTTACTTCAAGACCTGAAGCTAAGGGATAATCAGTTGTTTGCGGATCCGATGTTGCAGGCCGCAGTAACAACGTACACCGACGAACAGATCGCGGACATCGTGATGTCGCTGGAGCGCGTGCGGCAGCTGGAGCAAGAACAGCTGCAGCTTGAAGACAGCGTCCGCGAGCTAAGCGCGGAGCGCGTCGCTTTGCGCAAGCGGCGCGAGGCGCTGCAAGGCGAGCTCGCCCACGCGGCGGCGAGCGATGCCGCAGCCCGCGAAGCGTGGGCCGCGCACCTGCGCGCGCTGAGCGTGGCGCCCGAGCTGTCGCCGGCGGCGGTCCGCGAGCTGTTCGGGCTCGCGGAAGCCGCGAAGGCGAAGCTCGCGACGCGCGACAAGCTTGCCGCGCAGCTCGCGAAAGCGGCCGCCGTGCGCGCCGCTTTCGCGGATGCCGCCGCGCCGCTGCTCGGCGCACCCAGCGCCGAACCGCTCGCCGCGCTGAAGCTCCTGCACGGCAAGCTGCGCGAACACCGCTCCCTCGCAGAGGAGCGGCGGATGCGCGAAGCGCAGCTGGCGGAGCTTCGCGACGCGCGGGAGGCGCTGCACGCGCAAGCGGAACGGACGCGGTCGCAGATCGCCTCGCTGTGGAGCGAGGCGGGGGCGGACGGCGAGGAGCCGTTCCGCTTGCGCGTGAGGCAGTTCGAGCGCCGCGCTGAACTGCAGGCGGAGCTGCGCCAGGTGGACATGCTGTTGTCCACCTGGGTGCCCCGGGAGCAGCAGGCGAAGCTGCTGGCTTACCTGGGCTCGCACGATCTGCTCGCGTTGCAGAACGCGAGGGAGCAGTCAGCCGCGGAGCTCAGCCGTTTGCAACGCGAGCTTCGGGCGCGCGTGGATGAGCGCGGCGCGGTGCGCGGCGAGCTTGCGCGGCTGCGCAACGAGGAAGCGCATGCGGAGCGGCTGCAGAGGGTTCAGGAGCTGACGGCGCAGCTGGATACGCTGGCAGAGCGCTACGCGGTTCTCGCCTATGCCGCGCAGCTGATGTCGCAGACGAAGCGCGTCTTTGAGCGGGAGCGTCAACCTCAGGTGCTGCGTCTCGCTTCGGAGTATTTGAGCATCATTACCGGAGGCAGGTATGTACGAATGATGGCGCCGATCGGTGAGCGCCTCATTGTGGTGGAGCGGGCGAACGGAGAGCCGCTGGAAAGCTCCCGTCTCAGCCGGGGTACAGCGGAGCAGGTTTATCTGGCGATGCGGTTCGCCATGGCGGAGCATATGAAAGATTCCTTCCATATGCCGTTCATTCTGGATGATATTTTCGTTAATTTCGACGATGAACGATTACTGCATACACTGGACGCGTTGAAACGTCTCCAAAGCCATCGACAAATAATTATGATGACCTGCCACACGCATGTTCGGGATGCAGTCGTGAACTCCTTATCTAAAAGTTCAATTTCGGAACTGCGAAGGCAAGAAACGGATCTGCGGCTAACGATTTGA
- a CDS encoding YqhG family protein, with product MNPKQVQKYVMRYLDTTECQVLEKHPAYVTAKLSPDADRDLTGRSYYWSFVERTGAPPQTMTYTFVFDPEKHEELKAAKAVPPQGQPAPGGAQVSPGAAGPQQPASDSILGRYFGFVPTAPVARVPQDHVTFGSKRLQQIFNVARAKGRCVCLFEEPAREQSRAGSSMQYSTWLCVNFKAQFICDMKRDELHSLAMNLSTGEIVENFYPGLLERKLTPKLPAQAHTPKRTVTLAKAVTQLEQLLERKIKRYDHAWANEAQERLQEELARIQAYYEDLLKAAEEEEKKAEIQTQFDNRAKEIRWQYKPRVEINAVSSGIFHLDPMNAAGN from the coding sequence ATGAATCCGAAGCAAGTACAGAAATACGTGATGCGTTACCTGGACACGACCGAATGCCAAGTGCTGGAGAAACATCCGGCGTATGTGACCGCCAAGCTGTCCCCGGACGCCGATAGGGATCTGACCGGCCGATCCTACTATTGGAGCTTCGTTGAGCGTACCGGGGCTCCGCCGCAAACGATGACCTACACCTTCGTGTTTGATCCCGAGAAACACGAAGAACTGAAGGCGGCGAAAGCCGTGCCGCCTCAGGGGCAGCCTGCGCCGGGCGGTGCGCAGGTATCGCCCGGCGCAGCAGGCCCGCAGCAGCCCGCGAGCGACTCCATCCTCGGACGTTACTTCGGTTTTGTGCCCACCGCGCCGGTGGCGCGGGTGCCCCAAGACCACGTCACGTTCGGGAGCAAGCGGCTGCAGCAGATCTTTAACGTCGCGCGCGCCAAAGGCCGCTGCGTCTGTCTGTTCGAGGAGCCTGCCCGGGAGCAGAGCCGGGCAGGCTCCTCTATGCAGTACAGCACGTGGCTGTGCGTGAACTTCAAGGCGCAATTTATTTGCGACATGAAGCGCGACGAGCTCCACTCGCTGGCCATGAACCTCTCAACGGGCGAGATCGTGGAGAATTTCTACCCGGGTCTGCTTGAACGCAAGCTGACCCCGAAGCTCCCCGCCCAGGCGCATACGCCCAAGCGCACGGTCACGCTGGCCAAGGCGGTAACGCAGCTGGAGCAGCTGCTGGAGCGCAAGATCAAGCGTTACGATCACGCTTGGGCCAATGAAGCACAGGAACGGCTGCAAGAGGAGCTTGCGCGTATACAGGCTTACTATGAAGACCTGTTAAAGGCGGCGGAAGAAGAGGAAAAGAAGGCGGAGATTCAGACTCAGTTTGATAACCGCGCCAAAGAAATCAGGTGGCAATATAAACCGAGGGTTGAAATAAATGCAGTCTCTTCCGGAATCTTTCACCTCGATCCGATGAATGCCGCCGGAAACTGA
- a CDS encoding DEAD/DEAH box helicase, with product MRNENPELHIRNLNEHLELQFNRDWVGELEAKMDKNGPWDDWTMFQLGMEAEQAELVTGFDDLMCLRHIPQLKPLPHQIDTAKKVLNEMRGRAILADEVGLGKTIEAGLILKEYIVRGLVSKILILVPASLVLQWVRELNQKFGISAVAQKKEYMWKQHDVVVASMDTAKRDPHRDIVLSQEYDMLVVDEAHKLKNKKTTNYQFVTHIQKKYCLLLTATPVQNDLGELYNLITLLKPGQLGGQGSFSANFVVDKRIAKNETLLQEELSKVMIRNRRGDGLGFTKRHVKNVPLTLSDEEQSLYDGVTSFVKTRYEESGGDVSSALSLVTLQREVCSSRDAVFLTLVNMFKKTAEDSPVRPKIWELVDKIKQIQANTKAEKAMELIEGMDSKVIVFTEYRATQEYLMKFFKDHKLIAVPYRGGMNRGKKDWMMDLFRNRAQVMVATEAGGEGINLQFCHNIINFDLPWNPMRVEQRIGRIHRLGQKNDVNIYNLSTHGTIEEHIIHLLHEKINMFESVIGQLDMILERFEKKSSSLENSLYKIILEAKTDEEIRQSIGSLGESISGVKKELESQESAAPRAGAILDSGTYGRTVEGRS from the coding sequence ATGCGCAACGAGAACCCGGAACTCCATATCAGGAACTTGAACGAACATTTAGAGCTTCAATTCAACCGGGATTGGGTCGGGGAACTGGAAGCCAAGATGGATAAGAACGGTCCTTGGGACGATTGGACGATGTTCCAGCTGGGCATGGAAGCGGAGCAAGCGGAGCTTGTCACCGGATTTGACGATCTGATGTGTCTTCGGCACATTCCGCAGCTGAAACCCCTCCCCCACCAGATCGACACCGCCAAAAAAGTACTGAATGAAATGCGCGGGCGCGCAATTCTTGCGGATGAAGTAGGTTTAGGCAAAACGATAGAAGCCGGTCTGATTCTCAAAGAATATATCGTACGCGGTTTGGTCAGCAAGATCCTTATCCTTGTCCCTGCCTCCCTCGTGCTTCAATGGGTGCGGGAGCTTAACCAGAAATTCGGCATCTCCGCCGTGGCCCAGAAGAAAGAATATATGTGGAAGCAGCATGACGTCGTTGTGGCTTCTATGGATACCGCCAAACGAGATCCCCACCGCGACATTGTCCTGAGCCAGGAATACGACATGCTTGTCGTAGACGAAGCCCACAAACTCAAAAACAAGAAAACGACAAACTATCAATTCGTGACCCATATCCAAAAAAAATACTGCCTCTTACTCACCGCTACCCCTGTGCAAAATGATCTTGGCGAGCTTTATAATCTGATTACTTTGCTGAAACCGGGTCAATTGGGCGGGCAAGGCAGCTTCTCGGCTAACTTTGTCGTTGACAAACGCATTGCCAAGAACGAAACGCTGCTGCAAGAAGAGCTTTCCAAGGTGATGATCCGCAACCGTCGCGGAGACGGATTGGGATTTACGAAGCGTCATGTGAAGAACGTTCCGTTAACCTTATCCGATGAGGAACAATCATTGTACGACGGCGTTACCTCCTTTGTCAAAACCCGTTACGAGGAATCCGGAGGAGACGTTTCCAGCGCGCTTTCACTCGTTACTTTACAACGCGAGGTATGCTCCAGCCGAGATGCGGTGTTCCTGACATTAGTGAATATGTTCAAAAAAACAGCCGAAGATTCTCCGGTGCGACCGAAAATTTGGGAGCTGGTAGACAAAATCAAGCAAATCCAAGCCAACACGAAAGCCGAGAAAGCCATGGAGCTGATCGAAGGCATGGACTCCAAGGTTATTGTGTTTACAGAATACCGCGCCACGCAGGAATATTTGATGAAATTTTTTAAAGATCACAAGCTCATCGCCGTACCTTACCGGGGAGGCATGAACCGCGGCAAGAAAGACTGGATGATGGACCTGTTCCGCAACCGCGCGCAAGTCATGGTCGCCACGGAAGCCGGCGGGGAGGGTATCAACCTCCAATTTTGCCATAATATCATCAACTTTGACCTGCCCTGGAACCCGATGCGCGTAGAACAGAGGATTGGCCGCATCCATCGCCTAGGCCAGAAGAATGACGTGAATATCTATAACCTGTCCACGCACGGCACGATTGAGGAACATATTATCCATCTGTTGCACGAAAAAATAAACATGTTCGAATCCGTCATCGGTCAACTGGATATGATACTGGAGCGCTTTGAGAAAAAGTCGAGTTCACTGGAAAACTCGCTGTACAAAATCATCCTCGAAGCCAAAACCGATGAGGAAATTCGTCAAAGTATCGGGTCCCTCGGAGAATCCATCAGCGGCGTCAAGAAGGAACTGGAATCGCAGGAAAGCGCAGCGCCTCGGGCTGGCGCCATTCTGGACAGCGGCACATACGGACGTACGGTGGAGGGAAGATCATGA